One Lysinibacillus sp. OF-1 DNA segment encodes these proteins:
- a CDS encoding FtsK/SpoIIIE domain-containing protein: MNDKPTHKKIKVQYHHRKSFLEGFALSLTPIAITAGLDLGEPILDFLFNIDLPFNHKLLPLITPIIWGGMYFRSKYSFSRNKRIAAILFEVIKANNLFKIEDLGYYQKIYTSLTFTFYFTRYKLVIDTDSHGASYTKQVNELGPILELALGLRLLEINISNPKFTRYEFLLIPIQSLIIDNSHDIPKSKNTIQLDSEKYWDYIKSPHALIAGATSSGKTYMLYYLMLQFAQQDAEIYILDPKRSDLSSLIHFIPEGHNHVAITPNQICGILRTVNDEMNLRYEKYFSQPTKMGENFQYYNLQPIVIFFDEVAAFNEEDKKVAKEADSYLKQLLFKGRQAGIFLILSTQKPTAEAIPTAIRDQMGLRIALGQLSKPGYKMTLGDDWDELPSVETGTGKGLIMMDGMNWNVPRAYTSPLLNLESIRFQDTLSKLLEEGKQKFQ; encoded by the coding sequence ATGAATGATAAACCAACTCATAAAAAAATTAAAGTTCAATATCACCATCGAAAAAGTTTTTTAGAAGGTTTTGCTCTCTCTTTAACCCCTATAGCTATTACAGCTGGTTTGGACTTAGGAGAACCAATACTGGATTTTCTATTTAATATAGATTTACCTTTCAATCATAAATTGCTCCCTCTCATTACACCAATAATATGGGGAGGAATGTACTTTCGAAGTAAGTACTCATTTTCGAGAAATAAGCGTATTGCAGCTATTTTATTTGAAGTAATTAAAGCAAATAATTTATTCAAAATAGAGGATTTAGGTTATTATCAAAAAATTTATACTTCCTTAACATTCACCTTCTATTTTACACGATACAAATTAGTAATTGATACCGATAGCCATGGCGCATCATATACAAAACAAGTTAATGAACTAGGGCCTATATTGGAGTTGGCACTTGGTTTAAGACTTTTAGAAATTAATATTTCAAACCCAAAGTTCACACGTTATGAATTCTTACTTATTCCTATTCAAAGTTTAATTATCGATAACTCACATGATATCCCTAAAAGTAAGAATACAATTCAATTGGACAGCGAAAAATACTGGGATTATATTAAATCCCCGCATGCTCTAATAGCTGGTGCAACATCATCTGGAAAAACATACATGTTATATTATTTAATGCTTCAATTCGCTCAACAAGATGCAGAAATCTATATCTTAGATCCTAAACGAAGCGATTTGTCCTCATTAATTCATTTTATTCCTGAAGGACATAATCATGTTGCAATAACACCTAATCAAATTTGCGGCATACTTCGAACAGTAAATGATGAAATGAATTTACGTTATGAAAAATACTTTAGCCAACCAACCAAAATGGGAGAAAATTTTCAATACTATAATTTACAGCCAATTGTTATTTTTTTCGATGAAGTAGCTGCATTTAATGAAGAGGATAAAAAAGTTGCAAAAGAAGCTGACTCTTATTTAAAGCAATTACTATTCAAAGGTAGACAAGCAGGTATATTTTTAATACTTAGTACACAAAAACCTACTGCTGAAGCCATCCCGACAGCTATTCGTGACCAAATGGGGCTTCGAATTGCTTTAGGTCAACTCTCAAAACCTGGTTATAAAATGACACTAGGTGATGATTGGGATGAACTACCTTCTGTAGAAACTGGTACAGGAAAAGGGCTAATTATGATGGATGGAATGAACTGGAATGTACCACGTGCTTATACATCTCCTTTACTAAATCTTGAATCTATTCGTTTTCAAGATACTTTATCTAAATTATTAGAAGAAGGTAAGCAAAAATTCCAATAA
- a CDS encoding rolling circle replication-associated protein, with product MCIKFYNTKIIQSSITEIYEYDELIAYNFTNPITVEKSERITFENATPEMKRERIARMKTRYLNERWEISRLIDVNFDNQTSFLTLTFKENIQDITSCNYEFMKFIKRLNYKIYKTKKATLKYLAVWELQKRGAIHYHILLFSISKIPYTELSKLWKFGSVNIKKVDADSKENRGRYISKYFAKNLDDSQHLLKFKGKKRFFTSKNLKKPRIKVIYNTDKLIFNSNDILFQKEYYGRKKIGDQWITFPIRYTKLKSLD from the coding sequence ATGTGTATAAAATTTTATAACACAAAAATTATTCAATCTTCCATAACTGAGATTTATGAATATGACGAATTAATCGCATATAATTTTACAAACCCCATTACCGTTGAAAAATCAGAACGTATAACTTTTGAAAATGCAACACCAGAAATGAAGCGTGAACGGATTGCAAGAATGAAAACTCGTTATCTTAATGAGCGTTGGGAAATTTCTAGATTAATAGACGTAAACTTTGATAACCAAACAAGTTTCCTTACGTTAACGTTTAAAGAAAACATTCAAGATATAACAAGTTGCAATTATGAATTCATGAAATTTATTAAACGATTAAACTACAAAATATATAAAACGAAAAAAGCCACTTTAAAATATTTAGCTGTATGGGAATTACAAAAACGTGGGGCAATTCATTATCATATCCTATTATTTTCAATATCTAAAATCCCTTATACAGAACTCTCAAAGTTATGGAAGTTTGGATCAGTTAATATAAAAAAAGTAGATGCAGATTCAAAAGAAAATCGTGGTCGGTATATTAGTAAATATTTCGCCAAAAATCTAGATGACTCGCAGCACCTACTAAAATTCAAAGGTAAAAAGCGATTCTTCACTTCTAAAAATTTAAAAAAACCAAGAATCAAAGTTATTTATAATACTGATAAACTAATATTCAATTCAAACGATATTCTATTTCAAAAAGAATATTACGGTAGAAAAAAGATAGGTGACCAATGGATAACCTTTCCTATACGATATACAAAGTTAAAATCTCTAGATTAA
- a CDS encoding Arm DNA-binding domain-containing protein — translation MASFKKRGKTWEYIISIKDPLSEKYKRITKSGFRTKAEATNTAIH, via the coding sequence ATGGCAAGCTTCAAGAAGAGGGGTAAAACATGGGAATACATTATCTCAATTAAAGACCCTTTATCAGAAAAATATAAACGCATTACTAAGAGTGGATTTCGAACTAAAGCAGAAGCTACAAACACGGCTATACATTAA
- a CDS encoding tyrosine-type recombinase/integrase: protein MSLVAYFKEWVDIYKKPIISERTYTKYLTTLNSLEIHFGNTSISDINKKSYQKILNEYASTHAPQSTSKFNNHIRQCIKNAVEEKIIIDNFTNNAVISGTDNVKKKEDKFLNYEDTKKMIAYFKERLDPKTPSYYMIILAFTTGMRYGELLGLTWDDIDFENNIIDINKSYDYHTHSGFKNTKTFSALRSISIDDVTSSLLKTFKEQQQILFNNLNVVNPFNQIFYHYIEGIVSNNAVNQSLRRALKKLGITPLITMHGARHTYGSILIYKGVDIAVVSEILGHSDTLVTSRVYIHVIKELKKRNQKLINNILESIYQL, encoded by the coding sequence ATATCATTAGTTGCCTATTTTAAAGAATGGGTTGATATTTATAAAAAGCCTATTATTTCAGAACGTACTTACACAAAATATTTAACTACACTAAATTCATTAGAAATCCATTTTGGAAATACCTCTATCTCGGATATAAATAAAAAGTCTTATCAGAAAATCCTGAATGAATATGCAAGTACTCATGCGCCACAATCAACATCAAAGTTTAACAACCATATTCGCCAATGCATTAAAAATGCTGTTGAAGAAAAAATCATCATTGATAACTTTACGAATAATGCCGTTATCTCTGGAACAGATAATGTTAAGAAAAAAGAGGACAAATTTTTAAACTATGAAGATACTAAGAAAATGATAGCTTACTTTAAAGAACGTTTAGACCCTAAAACTCCAAGTTATTACATGATTATCTTAGCTTTTACTACAGGAATGCGTTATGGTGAATTATTAGGGCTTACATGGGATGATATAGACTTTGAAAACAATATAATTGATATTAACAAATCTTATGACTATCACACTCATAGTGGTTTTAAAAACACCAAAACTTTTTCTGCGCTTAGGAGTATCTCTATTGATGATGTTACATCAAGTTTGTTAAAAACCTTTAAAGAGCAGCAACAAATCTTATTCAATAATTTAAATGTAGTAAATCCTTTTAATCAAATTTTTTATCATTACATTGAGGGGATAGTATCTAATAATGCTGTTAATCAATCTTTAAGACGGGCATTAAAAAAGTTAGGGATTACTCCATTAATTACAATGCATGGTGCACGACATACTTACGGTAGTATTCTTATTTATAAGGGTGTTGATATTGCAGTTGTATCTGAAATTCTTGGTCATAGTGATACGCTAGTTACTAGTAGAGTGTATATTCATGTAATAAAAGAACTAAAAAAAAGGAACCAAAAATTAATAAATAATATACTAGAATCTATATATCAACTTTAA
- a CDS encoding ParA family protein yields MKGGVGKTTLCIGIGEYLANYEGKKILLIDLDPQFNTTQSIMDLVNQAEEYMNDYRHRITIRKIFEDTKTISERPKIPSVSEVILKFESEPNIDLICGTIDIIKDDTSNKSLYKRLNKFINEHKLKELYDYIFIDCPPTISFYTDAALFASDYYIVPAKIDRYSILGIRLLNTVISNLMYDEELEITPLGIVYTMRRQEETMKTGEIRWRFEQNKDVAQMGIFSSSTFIVNDLMVGYQGNIASKYSKSREDIKNVSEEFLSRISQISSIKDDLDE; encoded by the coding sequence ATGAAAGGTGGCGTAGGAAAAACCACTCTTTGTATAGGTATAGGAGAATATCTAGCTAATTATGAAGGAAAAAAGATTCTATTAATCGATTTAGATCCACAATTTAATACAACACAATCAATTATGGACCTTGTAAATCAAGCTGAAGAATATATGAATGATTATCGTCATAGAATAACTATTCGAAAGATTTTTGAAGATACTAAAACGATTTCAGAAAGACCAAAGATTCCATCTGTTTCGGAGGTTATTTTAAAATTTGAAAGTGAACCAAATATTGACTTGATATGTGGTACGATTGATATAATTAAAGATGATACTTCTAATAAATCGTTATATAAAAGACTAAACAAATTTATTAATGAGCATAAATTAAAAGAATTGTATGATTATATATTTATTGATTGTCCACCTACTATTTCTTTTTATACTGATGCAGCTTTATTTGCTTCAGATTATTATATTGTTCCAGCAAAGATTGATCGATATTCAATTTTAGGTATAAGACTATTAAATACGGTTATATCTAATCTAATGTATGATGAGGAATTAGAGATAACTCCTTTAGGAATAGTTTATACAATGAGAAGACAAGAAGAAACAATGAAAACGGGTGAAATTAGATGGAGATTCGAACAGAATAAAGATGTTGCTCAGATGGGAATATTTAGTTCTTCAACGTTTATAGTTAATGATTTAATGGTAGGGTATCAAGGGAATATTGCATCTAAATATAGTAAATCTAGAGAAGATATTAAGAATGTCTCGGAAGAGTTTTTAAGTAGGATATCTCAAATTTCAAGTATTAAGGATGATTTGGATGAATAA
- a CDS encoding ISL3 family transposase: MLDLLFLPDLKTIEPPQENETDMMFKVEAIKPPERCPKCGFDKLYKHSSRKQLIMDLPIHLKRVGLQVNRRRYKCRECGSTFWERLISIDEKRSMTKRLLESIEEQSMSKTFVEVAENVGVDEKTVRNIFKNYVALKELEYQFETPKWLGIDEIHIIKKPRLVLTNVERRTIYDIKPNRNKDTVIQRLSEITDNTYIEYVTMDMWKPYKDAVNTVMPHAKVVVDKFHVVRMANQALDSVRKSLKANMTAKERRTLMRERYILLKRKHDLNERDSFLLDTWLSNLPELKEAYELKEEFYWIWDTDDLDQGRERYRYWRQRCLSSNSKNAYKDLVRAVENWQDEIFNYFDKRLTNAYTESINSIIRQVERMGRGYSFEALRAKILFNEKLHKKRKPRFNSSAFSKAMLYDSFNSYQITDRDKTGNYGVDFSTLIKKLEKGNL, encoded by the coding sequence ATGTTAGACCTATTATTCCTACCAGACCTTAAAACAATAGAACCACCACAAGAAAATGAAACCGACATGATGTTTAAAGTGGAAGCAATCAAACCACCTGAACGTTGTCCTAAATGCGGTTTTGACAAACTGTACAAGCATAGTTCACGAAAACAATTAATCATGGACTTGCCTATTCATTTAAAGCGAGTAGGCTTACAAGTAAACCGTAGACGTTATAAATGTCGTGAGTGTGGTTCCACATTTTGGGAACGCCTTATATCCATTGACGAAAAGCGTAGTATGACTAAAAGATTGTTGGAGTCCATTGAAGAACAGTCCATGTCTAAAACTTTTGTGGAAGTAGCAGAAAACGTTGGTGTAGACGAGAAAACCGTTAGGAACATCTTTAAAAACTATGTGGCATTAAAAGAACTTGAATACCAGTTTGAAACTCCTAAATGGCTCGGTATTGACGAAATACACATTATCAAGAAACCTCGTCTTGTATTGACCAATGTGGAACGTAGAACTATATATGACATAAAACCCAATCGTAACAAAGATACGGTCATTCAACGCCTTTCTGAGATTACAGACAATACTTATATCGAATACGTCACAATGGATATGTGGAAGCCCTACAAAGACGCAGTTAATACAGTTATGCCACACGCAAAAGTAGTTGTAGATAAGTTTCATGTAGTCCGTATGGCTAATCAAGCCTTAGACAGTGTTAGGAAGTCTCTTAAAGCCAATATGACAGCCAAAGAAAGGCGTACCCTTATGCGTGAGAGGTATATCCTTCTTAAACGAAAGCATGACCTGAATGAACGAGACTCATTCCTTTTGGATACTTGGTTAAGTAATTTACCTGAACTAAAAGAAGCCTATGAACTTAAAGAAGAGTTCTACTGGATATGGGATACAGATGACCTTGACCAAGGCAGAGAACGTTACAGGTATTGGAGACAACGTTGTTTATCCAGTAACTCTAAAAACGCCTATAAAGACCTCGTAAGAGCCGTAGAAAACTGGCAAGATGAAATCTTCAACTACTTCGATAAAAGGCTCACTAACGCTTATACAGAGTCTATAAATAGCATCATTAGGCAAGTAGAACGAATGGGTAGAGGTTACTCATTTGAAGCCTTACGAGCCAAAATACTTTTTAATGAGAAGCTCCATAAGAAACGGAAGCCTCGATTTAATTCAAGTGCTTTCAGCAAAGCTATGTTATACGATAGTTTCAATTCGTATCAAATAACAGACCGTGACAAAACAGGCAACTATGGTGTAGATTTTTCCACACTTATTAAGAAATTGGAGAAGGGTAACTTATAG
- a CDS encoding ArsR/SmtB family transcription factor, with protein sequence MEENCCTPKPQLTDRPLLDIDYAEGLSETFKILSNGTRLRILHAVIRTPNISVTELAEQLEMKPQAISNQLQRLDDKGIVRSSREGNFIRYRVVDPCVTSLLHEGWCLTEDLPK encoded by the coding sequence ATGGAAGAAAATTGTTGTACACCTAAACCTCAGCTAACGGATCGTCCTTTGTTGGATATAGATTATGCGGAGGGATTGAGCGAAACGTTTAAAATCCTTTCAAACGGCACGAGGCTTCGGATATTACACGCAGTGATTCGAACACCAAACATATCCGTTACTGAGTTGGCTGAACAACTCGAAATGAAACCTCAAGCCATCTCTAACCAACTTCAACGATTAGATGATAAGGGCATTGTTCGTTCGTCTCGTGAGGGAAATTTTATTCGGTATCGAGTTGTTGATCCTTGTGTAACCAGCCTTTTACACGAAGGATGGTGCCTAACAGAAGATTTACCAAAATAG
- a CDS encoding heavy metal translocating P-type ATPase has translation MNTRWYKHPRTILLIIAATVTAFTLIAEIGFGLPEMWAIILYSIAIVVGGIYPARSAWVELRNGSLSINTLLIAAVIGAIYLGLWEEAAMLVVIFSLGELMESYASDKARNAIRALVELAPSEATVIRNGRQMRILTEQVEIRDIVLVRPGEKIPVDGVVTKGSTTVDQASITGESIPVSKQLGDEVFASTLNGRGALEIEVTKLAQDTTLAQIIKLVEGAQMKKGKGQRFSEKFGAIYTPAMFVLAIIVAIVPPLFFGQPFDEWLYRALVVLVVSCSCGLVLSVPVAVVTGIGTAARSGVMVKGGIYIESAGSTQVVAFDKTGTLTVGKPSVTDLVTVSDLSNKQLLDIAGALEKQSEHPLADAIMEETLNKKITIPDVEEFDSLTGRGAKGKINGNNYYIGNPRLFNELKVNINKDHVMQIEKLQGQGKTVMLLGTANEVLGMIAVADRPKENAKQAIQSLKEAGVKKVVMLTGDNRLTGEAIGKELGVDEVRAELLPEDKINAVKELQKQYGQVAMVGDGVNDAPALAQADVGIAMGVQGTDVALETADIALMQDNLDQLVYTLKLSKKTVSKIYQNIAISLAIVAFLVVTALIGVMPLTLGLIINEGSALLIIINGMFLRRHKWKKEGIRVENNQSNIPLADAE, from the coding sequence ATGAATACAAGGTGGTATAAACACCCAAGGACAATACTGTTGATTATTGCCGCAACCGTCACAGCATTTACACTGATTGCAGAAATTGGATTCGGTCTACCTGAAATGTGGGCGATTATTTTATATAGTATTGCAATTGTTGTTGGAGGGATCTATCCAGCAAGAAGTGCATGGGTTGAATTAAGAAATGGAAGTCTCTCCATTAATACATTGCTTATTGCGGCAGTAATTGGAGCTATTTATCTAGGATTATGGGAAGAAGCTGCGATGCTTGTCGTTATTTTCTCTTTAGGTGAATTAATGGAATCATACGCATCAGATAAAGCCAGAAATGCAATTAGAGCATTAGTTGAATTAGCCCCTAGTGAAGCAACAGTCATTCGAAATGGTCGTCAAATGCGTATATTGACAGAACAAGTGGAAATCAGAGATATCGTTCTGGTACGTCCCGGAGAAAAAATACCAGTTGATGGTGTAGTCACTAAAGGTTCAACTACAGTTGATCAAGCTTCCATTACTGGAGAGTCAATACCTGTATCAAAACAATTAGGAGATGAGGTATTTGCTTCAACATTAAATGGACGTGGTGCATTGGAAATAGAAGTGACTAAACTTGCTCAAGATACAACCCTAGCCCAAATTATTAAATTAGTAGAGGGCGCACAAATGAAAAAAGGGAAAGGACAGCGGTTCAGTGAGAAATTTGGTGCCATTTACACGCCAGCCATGTTTGTATTAGCGATCATTGTGGCTATTGTACCTCCCCTTTTCTTTGGTCAACCTTTTGATGAATGGTTATATAGAGCTTTAGTGGTACTAGTCGTTTCTTGTTCTTGTGGATTAGTACTGTCTGTGCCAGTCGCAGTCGTTACTGGCATTGGAACGGCAGCTCGAAGTGGAGTAATGGTTAAAGGCGGTATTTATATAGAATCAGCTGGTAGTACTCAAGTTGTGGCATTTGATAAAACAGGAACCTTGACAGTTGGAAAGCCTTCGGTCACGGATCTTGTAACGGTATCAGACCTTTCAAATAAGCAATTATTGGATATTGCTGGTGCGCTTGAAAAACAATCCGAACATCCTTTAGCTGATGCGATTATGGAAGAAACATTAAACAAAAAGATTACAATTCCAGATGTAGAAGAATTCGATTCACTTACAGGTCGTGGGGCAAAAGGTAAGATTAACGGAAATAATTACTACATTGGAAATCCACGCTTGTTTAACGAATTAAAAGTAAACATAAATAAAGACCACGTCATGCAAATTGAAAAGCTGCAAGGACAAGGGAAAACTGTCATGCTCTTAGGAACTGCCAATGAAGTACTTGGGATGATTGCAGTAGCTGATAGACCCAAAGAAAATGCAAAACAAGCTATTCAAAGTTTGAAAGAAGCTGGTGTGAAAAAGGTTGTTATGCTAACAGGTGATAATAGACTAACAGGTGAAGCAATTGGTAAAGAACTTGGCGTTGATGAAGTAAGAGCAGAACTCCTTCCAGAAGATAAGATTAACGCAGTGAAAGAATTGCAAAAACAGTATGGGCAGGTAGCGATGGTAGGAGATGGTGTAAATGATGCACCAGCACTGGCTCAGGCTGATGTAGGTATTGCAATGGGAGTTCAAGGAACAGACGTTGCACTAGAGACAGCAGATATTGCTTTAATGCAGGATAATTTAGATCAACTAGTATATACACTAAAATTAAGTAAAAAGACAGTTTCTAAAATATACCAAAATATTGCTATTTCGTTAGCGATAGTTGCGTTCCTTGTTGTGACTGCCTTGATCGGAGTCATGCCTCTTACATTAGGTTTAATTATAAATGAAGGTAGTGCATTACTTATTATTATCAACGGAATGTTCCTACGCAGGCATAAATGGAAAAAAGAAGGAATAAGGGTTGAAAACAATCAAAGTAATATTCCATTGGCTGATGCGGAATAA
- a CDS encoding heavy-metal-associated domain-containing protein: MNSAKTDVLKVEGLDCPSCATTVEKALKKLKGIQSTEANFFAEKLTVTYDDSRVTLDDIADKLKKVGHPVVK; encoded by the coding sequence ATGAATTCAGCAAAAACTGATGTTCTAAAAGTGGAAGGTTTGGATTGCCCTTCATGTGCAACAACAGTTGAAAAAGCTTTGAAAAAATTAAAGGGAATTCAAAGTACAGAGGCTAACTTTTTTGCGGAAAAATTAACTGTAACTTATGATGATTCCAGAGTAACTCTTGACGACATTGCTGATAAATTAAAAAAAGTAGGTCACCCTGTAGTTAAATAA